The DNA window CTGTCGcagctccacctcctcctcctgctcgtcGCTCTCATGGCCGCGCCCCTGCTCTTCTTGGTCGGCTGCTCCGTgaccgcgcgccgccgggcgGCAAGGACGATGGGCGAGGCGTGCGCGGGGCCGCGGCTTCCGCCGGGGCCGTGGGCGCTGCCGGTGATCGGCCACCTGCACCACCTCGCGGGCGGGCGCGCGCCGCACCGCGCCATGCGCGACCTggcgcggcggcacggccCGCTGATGCTGCTCCGGTtcggcgaggtggcggccgtcgtggcgtcgtcgccggacgcggcgcgggagaTCATGAGGACGCACGACGTCGCGTTCGCGTCGCGCCCCGTCGGGCCCATGTCGCGGCTCTGGTTCCAGGGCGCCGACGGCCTCGTCTTCGCGCCCTACGGCGAGGCGTGGCGCCGGCTGCGGCGGATCTGCACCCAGGAGCTCCTCAGCCACCGTCGCGTCCAGTCGTTCCGCCCCGTCCGCGAGGACGAgctcggccgcctcctccgcgccgtcgaagcggccacggcggcgccgcccaccGGGACGGTGAACCTCACCGATGTAATATCCACCTACGTCGCCGACTCCACGGTGCGCGCCATCATCGGCAGCCGTCGGCTCAAGGACCGGGACGCGTACCTCCGGATGCTCGACGAACTGTTCACCATCATGCCCGGCATGAGCCTCCCCGACCTCTTCCCGTCGTCGCGCCTCGCCATGCTCCTCAGCCGCGCTCCCGGTCGGATCGAAAGCTACCGCCGCCGCTTGCGCCGGATCATGGACAGCATCATCGACGAGCaccaggagaggagagacgccaccaccagcggcgacgacgacgacgacgaggacctGGTCGACGTCCTCCTCAGACTGCAGAAGGAAGTGGGCGCACAGTATCCTCTCACCACCGAGAACATCAAAACCGTCATGCTGGTAAGCACGCGCCATGGCCGGTCGCCGAGAGCTCGACGCACCAACGTGTCCACCTTCTCTTGCTTCTTTCACAGGACATAtttggcggcggcagcgagacgtcggcgacgacgctggAGTGGGTGATGGCGGAGCTGATGCGGAGCCCGGGCGCCATGCGGAAGGCGCAGGAGGAGGTCCGGCGggcactcgc is part of the Oryza brachyantha chromosome 2, ObraRS2, whole genome shotgun sequence genome and encodes:
- the LOC102709149 gene encoding desmethyl-deoxy-podophyllotoxin synthase-like, encoding MAGDLSQLHLLLLLVALMAAPLLFLVGCSVTARRRAARTMGEACAGPRLPPGPWALPVIGHLHHLAGGRAPHRAMRDLARRHGPLMLLRFGEVAAVVASSPDAAREIMRTHDVAFASRPVGPMSRLWFQGADGLVFAPYGEAWRRLRRICTQELLSHRRVQSFRPVREDELGRLLRAVEAATAAPPTGTVNLTDVISTYVADSTVRAIIGSRRLKDRDAYLRMLDELFTIMPGMSLPDLFPSSRLAMLLSRAPGRIESYRRRLRRIMDSIIDEHQERRDATTSGDDDDDEDLVDVLLRLQKEVGAQYPLTTENIKTVMLDIFGGGSETSATTLEWVMAELMRSPGAMRKAQEEVRRALAAAGHDTVTEDILPSLHYLKLVVKETLRLHPLPLVLRRCESPRKVLGYDVPAGATVLVNSWAIGRDPAHWDAPDEFTPERFEAHDGGGGGARDFRGADFEFIPFGAGRRMCPGMAFGLVHVELALAALLFHFDWSLPGGMPADELDMTETSGLTTRRRLHLLVVARPHAPLPKKY